The following proteins are encoded in a genomic region of Peromyscus eremicus chromosome 14, PerEre_H2_v1, whole genome shotgun sequence:
- the Prps1l1 gene encoding LOW QUALITY PROTEIN: ribose-phosphate pyrophosphokinase 3 (The sequence of the model RefSeq protein was modified relative to this genomic sequence to represent the inferred CDS: deleted 1 base in 1 codon) yields MPNIKIFSGSSHQDLSQKITERLGLELSKVVTKKFSNQETCLEIGESVRGEDVYIVQSSCGEINDSLIELLIMINACKIASASRVTAVIPCFPFARQDKKDKSRAPISAKLIANMLSIAGADHIITMDLHASQIQGFFDIPVDNLYAEPAVLKWIRENISEWKDCTIVSPDAGGAKRVTSIADHLNVDFALIHKERKKANEVDHMVLVGDVKDRVAILVDDVADTCGTICHAADKLLSAGATRVYAILTHGIFSGPAIARINGASFEAVVVTNTIPQEDKMKHCPKIWVIDISMILAEAIRRTHNGESVSYLFSHVPL; encoded by the exons ATGCCAAACATCAAAATCTTCAGCGGCAGCTCCCACCAAGACTTATCCCAGAAGATCACTGAGCGCCTGGGCCTAGAGCTCAGCAAGGTGGTAACTAAGAAATTCAGCAACCAGGAAACCTGCCTGGAAATCGGTGAGAGTGTGCGCGGAGAGGATGTCTACATCGTTCAGAGCAGTTGTGGCGAAATCAATGACAGTCTAATAGAACTTTTGATCATGATCAATGCTTGCAAGATCGCTTCAGCCAGCCGGGTG ACTGCAGTCATCCCGTGCTTCCCTTTCGCCCGTCAGGATAAAAAGGATAAGAGCCGGGCTCCCATCTCTGCGAAGCTCATAGCAAATATGCTGTCTATAGCAGGTGCAGATCACATCATCACCATGGACCTACATGCTTCTCAGATTCAGGGCTTTTTTGACATCCCAGTAGACAATTTGTATGCAGAGCCAGCTGTCCTAAAGTGGATAAGGGAGAATATCTCTGAATGGAAGGACTGCACTATAGTCTCTCCTGATGCTGGGGGTGCCAAGAGGGTCACTTCCATCGCAGACCATTTGAATGTGGATTTTGCCTTGATTCACAAAGAACGGAAGAAAGCCAATGAAGTGGACCACATGGTTCTTGTGGGTGACGTGAAGGATCGGGTGGCTATCCTTGTGGATGACGTGGCTGACACTTGTGGTACAATCTGCCACGCAGCGGACAAACTTCTCTCAGCAGGAGCCACCAGAGTTTATGCCATCCTGACTCACGGAATCTTTTCTGGCCCAGCCATTGCTCGCATCAATGGTGCAAGCTTTGAAGCAGTAGTGGTCACTAATACCATACCTCAGGAGGACAAGATGAAGCACTGCCCCAAAATCTGGGTGATTGACATCTCTATGATTCTTGCAGAAGCCATCCGGAGAACTCACAACGGAGAATCTGTTTCCTACCTGTTCAGTCATGTTCCTTTGTAA